A section of the Pithys albifrons albifrons isolate INPA30051 chromosome 4, PitAlb_v1, whole genome shotgun sequence genome encodes:
- the GCM2 gene encoding chorion-specific transcription factor GCMb: MKLTWDINDPKLPQEPKHFDAFQEWPDGYVRLIYSSEEKNAQRHLSGWAMRNTNNHNCQILKKSCLGVVVCAGSCALPGGARLQLRPAICDKARQKQQKKACPNCNSALELIPCRGHSGYPVTNFWRLEGKAIFFQAKGVHDHPRPESKLEAEARRSAIKKQMSSYHHSQKKRPLSSEAGRYHDSGGYTNNLQNFPCLDGPERVGIITDTSFSIPAQSYPSLQNTDLYKAPYDSASFQEEPLSPYPKCPNPRIYMPRPCSYEFGIPAFISSSPYPAFYKDLTSPAIDADPLSLNGSHHNAVTTHDKSFDNPGRHYGLKQAWGKAGSGDWGDYGQMQTSANHTYYSGDYPCSPAPIAPPLQTVITTTTKVSYQAYKPPPLKYSDNLCDVKNLQSYTHVAENVSGAIYSGMKIQEDFGMIKSALLYQQDSIPTKSKPAESVESHRYGIPLGNSYAEHEGQTLRFESAEY, translated from the exons ATGAAGCTCACCTGGGACATCAACGACCCCAAATTGCCGCAG gagcccaAGCACTTCGATGCTTTCCAGGAATGGCCCGATGGCTACGTACGGCTCATCTACTCCAGCGAGGAGAAGAACGCCCAGAGGCACCTCAGCGGCTGGGCCATGCGCAACACCAACAACCACAACTGCCAAATCCTCAAGAAGTCCTGCCTGGGAGTGGTGGTGTGTGCCGGGAGCTGCGCTCTGCCCGGCGgagccaggctgcagctccgCCCCGCCATCTGTGACAAGGCTCGGCAGAAGCAACAAA AGAAAGCCTGCCCAAACTGTAACTCAGCCCTTGAGTTGATTCCTTGCCGAGGACACAGTGGCTATCCTGTCACAAACTTCTGGAGGCTTGAAGGCAAAGCAATATTTTTCCAG GCTAAAGGAGTCCATGACCACCCCAGGCCAGAGAGTAAATTGGAGGCAGAGGCAAGACGAAGTGCAATAAAGAAGCAAATGTCCTCTTATCACCATTCCCAGAAAAAGAGACCTCTAAGCTCAGAG GCAGGAAGGTACCATGACAGTGGTGGTTACACCAATAACCTACAAAATTTTCCCTGCCTGGATGGCCCAGAAAGGGTCGGTATCATCACAGACACCAGTTTTTCAATTCCAGCCCAGTCTTACCCTTCACTGCAGAACACAGACCTCTACAAAGCACCTTATGACTCTGCCAGCTTCCAAGAGGAACCGCTATCGCCATACCCCAAGTGCCCAAATCCAAGGATCTACATGCCCAGGCCATGCAGCTATGAGTTTGGAATTCCTGCCTTCATAAGCTCCAGCCCTTACCCGGCATTTTACAAAGATCTGACCAGTCCTGCCATTGATGCAGACCCCCTCAGTTTGAATGGGTCTCACCACAACGCTGTGACTACCCATGATAAGAGCTTTGATAACCCTGGCAGACATTACGGACTGAAACAAGCCTGGGGGAAAGCTGGCAGTGGAGACTGGGGTGACTATGGACAGATGCAAACAAGTGCTAACCACACTTACTACAGTGGGGACtatccctgcagccctgctcccatAGCCCCACCGCTGCAGACGgtcatcaccaccaccaccaaggTGTCCTACCAGGCGTACAAGCCACCTCCACTGAAATACAGCGACAACCTCTGCGAtgtgaaaaacctccagagcTACACCCACGTGGCAGAAAACGTCTCTGGAGCCATCTATTCAGGGATGAAGATTCAGGAAGACTTTGGGATGATAAAATCAGCATTGCTGTACCAGCAGGACTCCATCCCCACAAAGTCCAAACCAGCTGAGAGTGTGGAGAGCCATCGCTATGGGATCCCGCTGGGCAACAGTTATGCTGAGCATGAAGGACAGACCCTGAGGTTTGAGAGTGCTGAATACTGA